From Paenibacillus graminis, a single genomic window includes:
- a CDS encoding beta-galactosidase yields MNMKLSPVSSKIPAMLHGADYNPEQWLKYPEVLREDIRMMKLAKCNVMSVGIFSWVSLEPEEGVFTFHWLDSILDTFAENGIYAFLATPSGARPAWMSAKYPEVLRVERNRVRNLHGVRHNHCYTSPVYRQKTALLNGKLAERYADHPAGIGWHISNEYGGECHCDLCQANFREWLKVKYDDSLDELNHAWWATFWSHTYTSWDQVESPAPHGENQVHGLNLDWRRFVSESTIDFCQHEIDSVRNYNSELPVTTNMHNIDGVDYRKLAKILDVVSWDAYPAWGYTEDNDDARLAAWTAMHHDMFRTFKHKPFLLMESTPSLTNWQSVSKLKRPGMHKLSSLQAVAHGSDSVQYFQWRKSRGSSEKFHGAVIDHSGHAETRVFRDVAEVGRTLAELQDVVGTTTPVQTAIIYDWDNRWAVKDAQGIRNSGLKYEETVLQHYQALWELGIPVDIIGSEEDFSAYKLVIGPMLYLISEDNGKRIEKYVEEGGTFLGTYWSGVVGETDLCHLGGFPGPLRRTLGIWAEETEGLHSRDLNGLVMNSGNALSLEGDYDAHEIAELIHLEGAEALGTYRTDFYARQPALTLNRLGEGRAYHLATRVKDAGFYVELYAAIAKQAGIVRTLDTELPAGVTAQWRTDGAIDYVFVQNFSGMEQSVELDGRAYTELESGEAVPAVLTLPVHGLAILKRAH; encoded by the coding sequence ATGAATATGAAATTATCCCCGGTCAGCAGCAAGATTCCGGCCATGCTGCATGGGGCCGACTATAATCCCGAGCAATGGCTGAAATATCCTGAAGTGCTGCGTGAGGATATCCGCATGATGAAACTGGCGAAATGCAATGTAATGTCTGTAGGCATCTTCTCCTGGGTATCGCTGGAGCCGGAGGAAGGCGTATTCACCTTCCATTGGCTGGACAGCATTCTCGATACCTTTGCCGAGAATGGGATTTATGCTTTTCTGGCTACCCCGAGCGGCGCACGTCCCGCCTGGATGTCAGCGAAATATCCGGAAGTGCTGCGGGTAGAACGAAACCGCGTGCGCAATTTGCATGGTGTCCGGCACAACCACTGCTATACATCGCCGGTGTATCGGCAGAAGACAGCCCTGCTGAACGGCAAACTGGCTGAGCGTTACGCGGATCATCCGGCAGGTATTGGCTGGCATATCTCGAATGAGTACGGCGGTGAATGCCACTGTGACCTGTGCCAGGCCAACTTCAGGGAATGGCTAAAGGTGAAATACGACGACAGCCTGGATGAATTGAATCATGCCTGGTGGGCAACGTTCTGGAGCCATACGTACACTTCCTGGGATCAGGTGGAGTCCCCGGCCCCGCACGGAGAAAACCAGGTGCACGGACTTAACCTGGACTGGCGCCGCTTCGTAAGCGAGTCGACGATTGATTTCTGCCAGCACGAGATTGATTCTGTGCGCAATTATAATTCTGAGCTGCCGGTAACGACCAATATGCACAATATTGACGGCGTGGATTACCGCAAGCTGGCCAAAATCCTGGATGTCGTTTCCTGGGATGCCTATCCGGCCTGGGGGTACACCGAAGATAATGACGATGCCCGGCTCGCGGCCTGGACGGCGATGCACCACGATATGTTCCGTACCTTCAAGCACAAGCCATTCCTGCTCATGGAAAGCACACCTTCGCTTACGAACTGGCAGTCGGTCAGCAAGCTGAAGCGGCCTGGCATGCACAAGCTGTCTTCGCTGCAGGCGGTTGCCCACGGCTCAGACTCTGTCCAGTACTTCCAATGGCGCAAAAGCCGCGGTTCCAGCGAGAAATTCCACGGTGCCGTGATTGACCACAGCGGCCACGCCGAAACCCGTGTCTTCCGCGATGTTGCCGAAGTTGGACGTACCCTCGCAGAGCTGCAAGACGTAGTAGGCACAACCACACCTGTGCAGACCGCTATTATATATGACTGGGACAACCGCTGGGCGGTTAAGGATGCCCAGGGTATCCGCAACTCCGGCCTGAAATATGAAGAAACGGTGCTTCAGCATTATCAGGCACTGTGGGAGCTGGGCATTCCGGTCGATATTATCGGTTCGGAGGAAGACTTCTCCGCCTATAAGCTGGTGATCGGACCCATGCTGTATCTGATCAGCGAGGACAACGGCAAACGGATTGAGAAGTATGTCGAAGAAGGCGGTACCTTCTTGGGAACTTATTGGTCGGGTGTGGTCGGAGAGACGGATCTTTGCCATTTGGGCGGATTCCCTGGCCCTCTGCGCCGTACACTTGGCATCTGGGCCGAAGAGACCGAAGGCTTGCACAGCCGTGATCTGAACGGGCTGGTGATGAATTCCGGCAATGCCCTAAGTCTCGAAGGAGACTATGACGCGCATGAGATTGCCGAGCTGATCCACCTTGAAGGGGCAGAGGCGCTGGGCACGTACCGTACAGACTTCTATGCGAGGCAGCCTGCGCTGACGCTGAACCGTTTAGGTGAAGGCCGTGCTTACCATCTCGCTACCCGCGTGAAGGATGCCGGATTCTATGTGGAGCTGTACGCGGCGATTGCCAAACAGGCAGGCATTGTCCGCACATTGGACACGGAGCTGCCGGCGGGCGTCACGGCCCAATGGCGCACAGACGGCGCAATCGATTATGTATTTGTGCAGAATTTCAGCGGCATGGAGCAGTCCGTAGAGCTGGACGGCAGAGCATACACGGAATTGGAGTCAGGCGAGGCTGTCCCTGCTGTGCTCACACTTCCGGTTCATGGCCTGGCTATCCTGAAGCGGGCGCACTAA
- a CDS encoding helix-turn-helix domain-containing protein, which translates to MLPFSLIEMPRDPNRFPLYPYSVGRHIQYHHVRPGGFPVYQIFLIRTGKGLFRDLETGGETVLESGMAFAYPPDRGHEYYPLSLEPWHVGFIGFHGDLSQGLLEGIGMQPAALPLRPERFEECWEQVGSIWHTVNQQASRQDEQVMQELSVALYRLLLLLRRSDSDTGPAGRLELENVRNEALQKAVSLINEHFTEPLLVSNLAAAVGYSVQHFQRLFLQEYGITPHKYLQNLRLERALQLMRENADIPVQDIALNLGMETNYFIRVFRNTYGCTPGTMRKRLHES; encoded by the coding sequence ATGCTCCCCTTCTCGCTAATTGAAATGCCGCGCGACCCGAACCGTTTTCCCTTGTATCCCTATTCGGTCGGCCGGCACATCCAGTATCATCATGTTCGGCCCGGCGGTTTTCCCGTATACCAAATCTTTCTGATCCGCACCGGAAAAGGCTTATTCCGGGATCTAGAGACTGGTGGGGAAACGGTTCTCGAATCCGGTATGGCTTTCGCTTATCCGCCGGACCGGGGCCATGAATATTACCCGCTGTCCCTGGAGCCCTGGCATGTGGGCTTCATCGGCTTCCACGGGGACCTCTCCCAGGGGCTGCTGGAAGGAATCGGGATGCAGCCTGCCGCCCTGCCCTTACGCCCTGAGCGCTTCGAGGAGTGCTGGGAACAGGTGGGCAGTATCTGGCACACTGTGAACCAGCAGGCCAGCCGTCAGGATGAACAGGTGATGCAGGAGCTGTCCGTAGCGCTCTACCGGCTGCTGCTGCTGCTTCGCCGCAGTGATTCTGACACAGGCCCCGCTGGGCGGCTGGAACTGGAGAACGTACGCAATGAGGCATTGCAGAAGGCGGTAAGCCTGATCAATGAGCATTTTACCGAACCGCTGCTGGTCTCTAATCTTGCGGCCGCCGTAGGGTACTCCGTACAGCACTTTCAACGGCTGTTCCTGCAGGAATACGGGATTACACCGCATAAATATTTGCAGAACCTCCGTCTGGAGCGCGCACTGCAATTGATGAGGGAGAATGCCGATATACCAGTACAAGACATCGCACTGAATCTCGGCATGGAAACCAATTATTTCATCCGTGTCTTTCGGAATACATATGGTTGTACGCCGGGGACGATGCGCAAGCGGCTGCATGAATCCTAA
- the kduD gene encoding 2-dehydro-3-deoxy-D-gluconate 5-dehydrogenase KduD yields MSSLFSLAGKTAIVTGAAQGLGQGIALAFAEAGADVISASLNASDETVAAAKAFGVKALSIAGDLSDHTKLQGMFDEAVAFTGKVDILVNCAGMIRRTPAKDHSEKDWFDVINLNLNTVFLLSQIAGRHFLERGNGKIINICSMLSYQGGINVPGYTASKHGVAGLTKAFANEWAGSGLNINAIAPGYMATENTAPIRADQNRSDSILDRIPAGRWGTAEDVKGPAVFLASAASDYLNGHILNVDGGWLAR; encoded by the coding sequence TAACCGGTGCTGCCCAAGGTCTTGGACAAGGGATAGCTCTTGCCTTTGCAGAAGCAGGCGCAGACGTGATCTCCGCTTCCCTCAATGCAAGCGACGAAACAGTAGCCGCGGCCAAAGCCTTTGGCGTAAAAGCACTCAGCATCGCAGGCGATTTGAGCGATCACACCAAGCTTCAAGGCATGTTCGACGAAGCTGTTGCTTTTACCGGGAAGGTAGACATTCTTGTCAACTGCGCAGGCATGATCCGCCGCACTCCAGCCAAAGACCATAGTGAAAAGGACTGGTTCGATGTCATCAATCTGAACTTGAACACAGTGTTCCTGCTGTCGCAAATTGCCGGACGCCACTTCCTGGAAAGAGGCAACGGTAAAATCATCAACATCTGCTCTATGCTCTCCTACCAGGGCGGGATCAACGTGCCCGGGTATACCGCGAGCAAGCACGGCGTAGCCGGTCTGACCAAAGCTTTTGCCAATGAATGGGCTGGCTCCGGTCTGAATATCAACGCTATCGCTCCAGGATATATGGCTACTGAAAATACTGCACCAATCCGTGCCGACCAGAACCGTTCCGACTCTATCCTCGACCGTATTCCTGCGGGACGCTGGGGAACTGCGGAAGATGTTAAAGGACCTGCTGTGTTCTTGGCATCGGCAGCTTCCGACTACCTGAACGGCCACATCCTGAATGTCGATGGCGGATGGCTCGCCAGATAA